The Henckelia pumila isolate YLH828 unplaced genomic scaffold, ASM3356847v2 CTG_461:::fragment_3, whole genome shotgun sequence genome window below encodes:
- the LOC140872155 gene encoding transcription factor MYB114-like, whose translation MASEKTGGSGSGSGSGSGSGSFNRGAWTAEEDRKLAQYIEKHGPKKWKSVANKSGLNRCGKSCRLRWLNYLKPDIKRGNISDAEDDLILRLHRLLGNRWSLIARRIPGRTDNEIKNYWNSHLSKKAKLMKKLPASSIIHSCLGNENSMQSSCDDHVNDEEEEEETCSGSCEPSIPGTQGLEWVKNFLELEGDA comes from the exons atggcTTCGGAGAAAACCGGAGGATCGGGATCGGGATCGGGATCGGGATCGGGATCGGGATCATTCAACAGAGGGGCTTGGACAGCTGAAGAGGATAGAAAACTAGCTCAGTACATAGAGAAACATGGCCCCAAGAAGTGGAAATCAGTGGCTAACAAATCAG GTTTGAATAGGTGTGGAAAAAGTTGCAGGTTAAGATGGTTGAATTATCTTAAACCTGATATTAAGAGAGGCAATATCTCTGATGCAGAAGATGATTTGATACTTAGACTTCACAGGCTTTTAGGAAATag GTGGTCATTGATTGCGCGAAGAATTCCAGGCAGAACGGATAATGAGATAAAGAATTATTGGAATTCTCATTTGAGTAAGAAAGCGAAATTAATGAAGAAATTACCAGCTTCATCGATAATACACTCATGCTTGGGCAATGAGAATTCGATGCAGAGTAGTTGTGATGATCATGTaaatgatgaagaagaagaagaagaaacctGCAGTGGATCATGTGAACCATCCATTCCAGGAACACAGGGCTTGGAATGGGTCAAAAATTTTCTTGAACTCGAGGGAGATGCATAA